The genomic region CAGAACTCGGCTCCATGAAAGAAAAAGAGGAACTGGCCGCCTACACGGTGCTCGGTCTCGATACCTACCGCTATTTGGCGATGCCGCGCTTTGTGGCCTTCTTTACCATGGTGCCCTGCCTTACGGTTATTTCTAATGCCTTGGGCATTATCGGTGGCTGGATTGTTTGCGTGCTCGGCCTCGATATTACCACCTATACTTACGTGACCGGTATGCAGTACCTGTTTGACCCCATGGATTTGTGGTCGGGTACGCTCAAGTCTTTTGTATTCGGAACCTTGATTTTCTTGCTGGGTTACTACCATGGCGTCAATGCCAAGGCGGGGGCCCGCGGCGTGGGTATCGCTACCATGAGCGTGGTGGTTTCCAGCTGCCTCATGATTTTGGTTGCAGACTTTGTTTTGGACGCTATCCTATTCTTCTAAGGTGTCACTATGCCCAACGTAAAAATAGACCCAAACGATATCGCTATTCGCCTTAAGGGACTCAAGAAGTCCTTTGGCCCGCAGGACGTTCTTTGTGACGTGAACCTGGATATTCGCCGTGGCGAGACTATGGTGATTATCGGTAAGTCCGGTGGCGGCAAGTCCGTGATTCTAAAGCACATGATTGGGCTTTTGCAACCGGATGGCGGCGAGGTGACGGTGGACGGCGTGACGATCAGTACGCCCAAGTTCTTTGACACGCACACGATTCGTCGTAAGATGGGTATGCTGTTCCAGATGGGCGCCCTTTTTGACTCCATGGATACCGGCGAAAATATTGCGTTTGCCTTGCGCGAACATCATCCGGAAATGAGCGAAGCCGAAATCCAGGACGTGGTGACCGAAAAACTCAAGATGATCAACTTGGTTCCGGAATTCCGTACCAAGATGCCGTCTGAACTTTCGGGCGGTATGCGCAAGCGTGTTGCTCTTGCCCGCGCCATTGCATTGAATCCTGAAATCCTTTTGTACGATGAACCTACGACCGGCCTTGACCCGATTACGAGTGACGTGATCAACGACTTGATTCTGGATATGCAGAGCAAGCTGGGTGTTACGTCTGTGGTGGTGACTCATGACATGGTGAGTGCATTCAAGGTGGCCGACCGTATTGCCATGCTGTATAATGGCCGTATTATTGAAGTGGGTACGGTGGACGAAATCAAGAACACGACCAACCCCTACGTGCACCAGTTTATTACCGGCCAGCGTAAGATTTCGGTGGACGAAGAACAGTAATTCGCCCCATTTTTCATGCAAGTAAACTTAGATTTACATTGACGTGTGAACGCAAATTTTGTATGCAAAAAATATGT from Fibrobacter sp. UWT2 harbors:
- a CDS encoding ABC transporter permease: MQLVLAPFIWFGEVLVTGISAIGEVICILLNTLKQLRFIHKNPVLIVKQMISIGVSSLPLLFVTSIFTGMVATVQAEFEFHNLVADKFVGTAACKMILIELGPLLTAIVLSGRVGSAIAAELGSMKEKEELAAYTVLGLDTYRYLAMPRFVAFFTMVPCLTVISNALGIIGGWIVCVLGLDITTYTYVTGMQYLFDPMDLWSGTLKSFVFGTLIFLLGYYHGVNAKAGARGVGIATMSVVVSSCLMILVADFVLDAILFF
- a CDS encoding ABC transporter ATP-binding protein; the protein is MPNVKIDPNDIAIRLKGLKKSFGPQDVLCDVNLDIRRGETMVIIGKSGGGKSVILKHMIGLLQPDGGEVTVDGVTISTPKFFDTHTIRRKMGMLFQMGALFDSMDTGENIAFALREHHPEMSEAEIQDVVTEKLKMINLVPEFRTKMPSELSGGMRKRVALARAIALNPEILLYDEPTTGLDPITSDVINDLILDMQSKLGVTSVVVTHDMVSAFKVADRIAMLYNGRIIEVGTVDEIKNTTNPYVHQFITGQRKISVDEEQ